Proteins from one Thermobifida alba genomic window:
- a CDS encoding DUF6716 putative glycosyltransferase, which translates to MTDRGTVHVMAIADSDSYLKWAAGLLDALPEGWSGELAVVRTPIAPSPSQMRGAVQGTRNGMALPPVLSATALRRAVRRVRPDVVVAACTGPVVDVLVNDLFSGLSPRPVLVSGLPGVSVPATERAWLYRAPVDLFILHSHREVAEFRELGVRLGVTGEVGLATLPFLAGGPAPGSDAPTIADPAEDAPRNRVVFATQAKVPVERAERESILRALADLAVRRPDLEVVVKLRARAHEQQTHRERHHFETLWNDLVAAGEVPADAVSFADGSMREQLAHAVGFVTVSSTAALEAIAQDVPLLILSDFGVSAEMINLVFEDSGALGTLDDLRAAEFREPDKEWCAANYFHDAADNDWARRLAALVERARGEGLPVRPPLLTAPEDLARRRRGRLRMDVPPGALRTIGRFRKRLKRVRRRLTSR; encoded by the coding sequence TTGACCGACCGTGGAACCGTGCACGTCATGGCGATCGCCGACTCCGACTCCTACCTGAAGTGGGCGGCGGGGCTGCTGGACGCGCTCCCCGAGGGATGGTCAGGCGAGTTGGCGGTGGTCCGCACCCCGATCGCGCCGTCGCCGTCGCAGATGCGCGGCGCGGTTCAGGGCACCCGGAACGGCATGGCTCTGCCGCCGGTGCTGTCCGCCACGGCGCTGCGCCGTGCCGTGCGCCGCGTCCGACCCGACGTCGTGGTGGCCGCGTGCACCGGACCGGTGGTGGACGTCCTGGTCAACGACCTGTTCTCCGGGCTGTCGCCGCGTCCGGTGCTGGTGTCGGGCCTGCCGGGCGTGTCCGTTCCGGCCACGGAGCGGGCATGGCTGTACCGCGCCCCGGTCGACCTGTTCATCCTGCACAGCCACCGCGAGGTCGCCGAGTTCCGTGAACTGGGGGTGCGCCTGGGCGTGACCGGGGAGGTGGGGTTGGCGACGCTGCCGTTCCTGGCCGGCGGCCCCGCCCCGGGGTCGGACGCGCCGACCATCGCCGATCCGGCCGAGGACGCGCCGCGCAACCGCGTGGTGTTCGCGACCCAGGCGAAGGTCCCGGTGGAACGTGCGGAGCGGGAGTCGATCCTGCGCGCTCTCGCCGACCTCGCGGTCCGCCGCCCCGATCTGGAGGTGGTGGTGAAGCTGCGGGCCCGCGCCCACGAGCAGCAGACCCACCGGGAACGCCACCACTTCGAGACCCTGTGGAACGACCTGGTGGCCGCCGGGGAGGTTCCCGCGGACGCGGTGTCGTTCGCCGACGGGTCGATGCGGGAGCAGTTGGCGCACGCCGTCGGCTTCGTCACGGTCAGTTCCACGGCGGCGCTGGAGGCGATCGCGCAGGACGTGCCGCTGCTGATCCTGTCGGACTTCGGGGTCTCGGCGGAGATGATCAACCTGGTGTTCGAGGACAGCGGCGCCCTGGGCACCCTCGACGACCTGCGCGCCGCCGAGTTCCGGGAACCGGACAAGGAGTGGTGTGCGGCGAACTACTTCCACGACGCCGCCGACAACGACTGGGCGCGGCGACTGGCCGCGCTGGTGGAGCGCGCCCGCGGCGAGGGGCTTCCGGTGCGCCCGCCGCTGCTGACGGCGCCGGAGGACCTCGCCCGCCGCCGTCGGGGCCGGCTGCGCATGGACGTGCCGCCGGGTGCGCTGCGCACCATCGGCCGGTTCCGCAAACGCCTCAAACGGGTCCGCCGCCGTCTGACCTCCCGCTGA
- the manA gene encoding mannose-6-phosphate isomerase, class I gives MWRLANHVRRYAWGSTTEIPRLLGTEPDGQPQAELWLGAHPSAPSRIADGAAPVGLDAAIAADPVAALGSDVAENFEERLPFLLKFLAVDQPLSLQAHPSKERARAGFAAEEAAGVPVDAPHRNYRDANHKPELVLALGEFEALCGFRSPSAAAADLAGLASPLARALLADLSASDPSEALRSAMTRLLTLPADDRAALVTETTAELAGRAAPLPRHLRAVLDLAERYPGDPGAVAALLLNHVVLRPGQALFLPAGNVHAYLGGVAVEVMAASDNVLRAGLTAKHVDPEELLRVLDYTVLPVPYVEPVVRDGLLEYRPEIDDFALVVAEPGDKAVWLPEGPAIALVLDGSVELHAPSEEILALSRGESVFLSAETGSVLVSGRGRVVVATVAHPPTAARSTPRDDNRWPAVHPALDPVNPR, from the coding sequence ATGTGGCGACTCGCCAACCACGTTCGGCGGTACGCGTGGGGATCGACGACCGAGATCCCCCGACTGCTCGGAACCGAGCCGGACGGACAACCCCAGGCAGAACTGTGGCTGGGGGCCCACCCCAGCGCTCCCAGCAGGATCGCCGACGGCGCGGCCCCGGTCGGGCTCGACGCGGCGATCGCCGCCGACCCGGTCGCGGCCCTCGGCTCCGACGTCGCGGAGAACTTCGAGGAGCGACTGCCCTTCCTGCTCAAGTTCCTCGCCGTGGACCAACCGCTGTCCCTGCAGGCGCATCCCAGCAAGGAACGCGCCCGGGCCGGGTTCGCCGCGGAGGAGGCCGCGGGGGTTCCCGTCGACGCCCCGCACCGCAACTACCGGGACGCCAACCACAAACCGGAACTCGTCCTGGCGTTGGGCGAGTTCGAGGCGCTGTGCGGATTCCGGTCGCCTTCCGCCGCAGCCGCCGACCTCGCCGGACTCGCCTCTCCCCTCGCCCGGGCGCTCCTGGCCGACCTGTCCGCCTCCGACCCGTCCGAGGCGCTGCGCTCGGCGATGACCCGGCTGCTGACCCTGCCCGCGGACGACCGCGCCGCGCTCGTCACCGAGACGACCGCGGAGCTGGCCGGACGCGCCGCACCGCTCCCCCGTCACCTGCGGGCCGTGCTCGACCTCGCCGAACGCTACCCCGGCGACCCGGGAGCGGTGGCGGCGCTGCTGCTGAACCACGTGGTGCTCCGCCCCGGCCAGGCGCTGTTCCTGCCCGCCGGGAACGTGCACGCCTACCTGGGCGGGGTCGCGGTGGAGGTGATGGCGGCCTCCGACAACGTGCTGCGGGCGGGACTGACCGCCAAGCACGTGGACCCCGAAGAACTGCTCAGGGTGCTCGACTACACCGTGCTCCCCGTTCCCTACGTGGAACCGGTGGTGCGGGACGGGCTGTTGGAGTACCGGCCCGAGATCGACGACTTCGCGCTCGTCGTCGCCGAACCCGGCGACAAGGCGGTGTGGCTTCCCGAGGGGCCCGCGATCGCCCTCGTCCTGGACGGTTCGGTGGAACTGCACGCCCCCTCCGAGGAGATTCTCGCCCTGTCCCGGGGCGAGTCGGTGTTCCTGTCCGCCGAGACCGGTTCGGTGCTGGTCTCGGGACGGGGCCGCGTGGTCGTGGCGACGGTGGCGCACCCGCCGACCGCCGCGCGGAGCACACCGCGAGACGACAACCGTTGGCCCGCCGTTCACCCGGCCCTGGACCCTGTTAACCCTCGATGA